The window AGGCAGCGCCTGCGGCTGCCCAACTCCCGCAAGGGTCGCTCGGGCCGGCGCGGGACACAATGGGCCCGCGGGCCGCGCGGACGGGCCTCGGCCCGGCTgcggaaagggaaagagaaacggGGAGCgggcggagggagagggtggAATGGGAGGTCCCGCcgcggccggggccgggggcgagGCTCGGGGCCGAGGAGCGCGGCTTCCCCACCGCAGACCCAACAAAGACGCTAGGAGAACCCCGGCCGAGCCCTGCCTGCCTGGCCGCCTGGGCGCCAGGACAGGAGAAGGTAGCAGGTTCGCTCCTCGGAACGGCCGGGAGGCGccatcatggggggggggggtccccggtCCGCCCCACGCGGGGAagagccccctccccgccgcggCCCGCGTCACCGGCCCCGCACGACCGCGGCAGCCCGGCGGGCCCGCGCCTGCCCCACaagaggcggcggcggcgctggAAAGCCCAGGGAGCCGAAGGAGGGCGGGGACGCGGCAAAGGAGAAAGTTGGGCTCAGGTCTGTTTCGTTTTACCGGGTTGGCGGCGCGCCCGTCCGCGCGGGCGCACGAGTAGCCGGGCGAGCGGGGTCCCGCGGCCCCGGTCCGGCCGGCGGGGCGCTGCCCTCGCAGGGTCCCTCCCCGCGCCTCGGCCCGGGCTGAGCCGCTcggcctctccttcctcctcccgccCGCCCGCTCGCTCCCGGAGCCTGGATTGATCTGGTCGCGCTGGCGTCAGGGAGTCGGAGCCGCCCAGCCTCCACTCCTCGGCTGCCAATACCCGGCGCACTCGCCCGCCCGCCCGCACGCTCGCTCGCCTGCTCACACGCGCAcccgcgcgccgccgccgccgccgccgccgcgcgacCAGGGATCCTCTCCAAATTCCCCGCCGGTTAGCGCGAACGCGGGGCCAGCCACCTCCCCCCGCCTCCGGCCCCACGCCCCATTTATTCCAAGGAGAAAAAACAactttcctcctcctgcttcctttAGTCCGGGTGGAGCGGACTTGGTGCATTATCCTCAAATGAAGTTTGGTGTTCAGTATTTATTTCCTGAAATGTTCATCACCCGTCCACCGCGCCCTCCGAACGGTACCGTAAACGTGGAGTGCATTTTTGACAATTATCTTTCAAGGCTCTCCTTTTCCTGTCTAGTTTCCATTGCCCTTCACTAACTTTCCTGTTTTGCAAGCCCCAGAAGTTGCTTGTACCCAGAATTGGATAGCCTAGTTCTGTTGCGTGTGCTTACACCAAACCCGGAATCAGTAGTGTTTTGTGCCAGTTCGGGATCTAATGATTCCAGTAGCTAACCTAATTGTTTGACAGCTGCCACAATGGAACTCAACTTTTGATCCAATTTCTACAATTTTTTAGATGACTCCAAccccctaaaataaaaacaaactggcTCTCATCTACCTGATCTGCAAAGACGTTGAACATATCTTTTTGTAACGATTAATTTTTCCCTTGGCTAGCTCTCTGGAAGCTGGCATGAAATCTTGGATAATCACCATAATGTTGAGTTATGTTTAGAGAGGAGTAATTACTCTGAGGAATAAACTGCACATGAACCAAAAGGATCGCTACCACCAATATAAGGAAAATATCGGAGACCGAAATAATGGCACTCTCCAATTGCTCATGTGCGATTACAtgtccacattttatttaaaattcttacttATTAATTTGTTTCTGCATCCCATGTGTAATTATTCAAAGGATATGCAATAAATCCCATGAAACACATAAAATACTGTTTATAAATTATAGATCAGAATGTTCCAGCTAATTTCTTTGTTAAACTATTTGAGCACTTTCTGGTCAGTTCTTGGGCCTCATCTCATTTTCCCTAAAAGCAGCATTTGACACAGTTCATCATTCTCCACTCCTTGGAACAACAGCTGGAGTGAGCCTTGTTAAATGCCACTCAGATCaggtcactcctctgctcaaaacccttccTTGATAAATAGGATGTgctatacatacaatggaacattattcagtcattaaaaagaatgaaacactgACACATtctacatggatgaaacttgaaaatacgttatgtgaaagaaatcagacacaaaagagcATATATTGTAagcttccatttatatgaaatatccagaataggaatatctatagagacagaaagtagaatggtagttgcctgTGTTTGGGGAAATAGGTTGTGGAGGAGTGATAGCTAAAagttctggagtttcttttgggggcatgtgtgtgtgaaaaatgctctaaaattagtTTGTAATGATAATTATACAACTCTGTGGATATACTAAAAgttattgaattgtacactttaagtagGTAAATTATAggaattttattcaatatagCTATTTAAAAAGCCATGACAACTAAGAGCAGTGTATGCTCCTTGACTGGATCCAGGATTAGGGAAGAAGCTACAAAATGACATGATAAAACttagtttttatattataaaaattatagaattattaaattttaagctATAGATGACCTTTCCTCGCGCAGTCATACCTGGTAGCTGCAAATCATAATTATTAATTCTATACATGCCATGCAATTTGATTTTGCCCTTTATGCAAGTTCTTTctttaaatggtaataaaaaattagatacttttttttaaaggacattattgggacaattgTCAAAGCTTGAATATGGCTTGTGTATTAATATCattgtatcaaaaaaaaaacttcccgtGGCTCCCCATTTCACTCAAAATAAGGGTTCTCACAATGTGCACAAACCCCTACCTAATCTGCCCTCTTGGCTCCCCTTTACCGCTCCCATCTGGTCTCCTATTCTCTCGGTTTCATACTTCCTCAAGTCAACTTAACCTCCTCACACGTCCTGGAACAACCCGGGTGCAAtccacctcagggcctctgcACTAGCTGTTTCCTCCTTGGAAAGCCCTTTCCACCATGGGCTGCTCCCTCACCCCCCTCAGGTCTTCACCCAAGTGTTTCCCTCTCAATGAGACCCACCCTGGTCACTCTAAAATTTTGCCCACCTCTCCCAAACACACATCCTATAATGCTCTTTCCCTGCTTGGCCGTGGATGTTTCACTTATCACTACCTAACTACTTGCTTAGCCAaaaaaaacaggattttttttcctgttctgttcaTTGCTATTGtctcagagcctagagcagtACCTGTCCCCTAATAGAAGCTTATTAAacacctgttgaatgaatgaatgaacaaatgagtggagCACTGTTCTAATTACAG is drawn from Panthera leo isolate Ple1 chromosome B1, P.leo_Ple1_pat1.1, whole genome shotgun sequence and contains these coding sequences:
- the LOC122218414 gene encoding collagen alpha-1(I) chain-like, producing MTVESYKDYFRDDETGTEMFRSLPRYHAKKRTGGERQRPVATALTETMVSQGDGSETRLNFQKGSVLLAILHSLFKSRMHLKINKSRSYWSSATPRNTNKDSGVNEQLFNSELTNTHGVRQSNPRLVGAEKGARPGCGGEQGTGCPPRARPAPRGADGVEGSACGCPTPARVARAGAGHNGPAGRADGPRPGCGKGKRNGERAEGEGGMGGPAAAGAGGEARGRGARLPHRRPNKDARRTPAEPCLPGRLGARTGEGSRFAPRNGREAPSWGGGVPGPPHAGKSPLPAAARVTGPARPRQPGGPAPAPQEAAAALESPGSRRRAGTRQRRKLGSENCHNRWCFCW